One genomic region from Streptomyces sp. NBC_00457 encodes:
- a CDS encoding helix-turn-helix domain-containing protein: MAARSLEMGPAGIRTAHTIEILRTERGLAQRQLADRVTALGRPMSNTMLSRIERAQRRCDVDDLVAIAEALLVSPLVLLQGPSALEVASPAPLTK; this comes from the coding sequence ATGGCAGCACGTTCTCTGGAAATGGGTCCGGCAGGAATACGGACCGCTCACACCATCGAAATCCTCCGTACCGAACGCGGTCTCGCCCAGCGTCAGTTGGCCGACCGTGTCACGGCCCTTGGCCGTCCGATGTCCAACACGATGCTGTCCCGAATCGAACGTGCCCAGCGGCGCTGCGACGTCGACGACCTCGTCGCGATCGCCGAAGCCCTTCTCGTCTCGCCCCTCGTGCTCTTGCAGGGGCCGAGCGCTCTGGAAGTGGCGAGCCCAGCACCGCTGACCAAGTAA
- a CDS encoding DUF488 family protein, N3 subclade, whose product MAGHRSASPHDHARALAQRVRALREDRGWTRERLAEEAGIAVGTLGRLESEGAIQPGFLTVGAVAEALAVSLDDLFRATQVAPVTPGLWSAGYEGRDIESFVASLVESRISVVADVRLTPISRKKGFSKTRLGEALAEAGIEYTHLRGLGNPKDNREPFWDGRVEVGRARFRGLLRSEEAQSDLDRLAEHARSSRVAVLCFEKDESRCHRQVVLETVRSRVSVPVDPLA is encoded by the coding sequence ATGGCAGGTCATCGCTCAGCGTCTCCCCACGACCACGCCCGTGCGCTCGCCCAGCGGGTACGTGCGTTAAGGGAAGACCGTGGGTGGACGCGGGAACGGCTGGCGGAGGAGGCAGGCATCGCCGTCGGGACGCTGGGCCGCCTGGAGAGCGAGGGAGCGATCCAGCCAGGTTTCCTGACCGTTGGCGCAGTGGCCGAGGCTCTTGCGGTCTCTCTCGATGATCTGTTCCGGGCGACCCAGGTCGCGCCCGTCACGCCCGGTCTCTGGTCAGCCGGATACGAAGGGCGGGACATCGAGTCGTTCGTCGCCTCGCTCGTCGAGAGCCGCATCAGTGTCGTGGCGGACGTACGGCTCACCCCGATCAGCCGCAAGAAGGGCTTCAGCAAGACCCGCCTCGGGGAGGCTCTAGCCGAAGCCGGCATCGAGTACACGCACCTGCGTGGCCTGGGGAATCCCAAGGACAACCGGGAGCCCTTCTGGGACGGCCGCGTCGAAGTGGGCCGAGCGCGCTTCCGCGGCCTGCTGCGGTCCGAGGAGGCGCAGTCCGACCTCGATCGCCTCGCGGAACACGCCCGGTCGTCGCGAGTCGCGGTGCTGTGCTTCGAGAAGGACGAGAGCCGCTGCCACCGGCAGGTCGTCCTGGAAACGGTTCGCAGCCGGGTCTCAGTGCCGGTGGATCCCCTGGCCTGA
- a CDS encoding Pr6Pr family membrane protein: MTAPIPRDIPDLPAIPGVPALLPSHVPATAVVPPVRRPVAAVFRLLVALIAAGAVAIDLALGSPLRVLSYFTIQSNILLALVLTLAARRSWTARRPLPSALTGAALLYVAVTGLVHHLLLANAASPFSMTDEMAAPTGIQAITNQVLHTATPIAAVLDWLLLTAPGHLHLRQAATWLLYPLAYLAFSLTRGELIVPGTPARYLYPFLDVGHHGYKSVLGNALLLGLAIYALAVLLTALDHIRPNPLRHRPRHRTKTGFRLQPPVG; the protein is encoded by the coding sequence ATGACCGCCCCGATACCCAGGGACATCCCGGACCTGCCCGCGATTCCCGGAGTGCCCGCGCTGCTGCCCTCGCACGTCCCCGCCACAGCGGTGGTGCCTCCCGTACGGCGCCCGGTGGCCGCCGTGTTCCGGCTGCTGGTCGCCCTGATCGCGGCCGGAGCCGTAGCCATCGACCTGGCCCTGGGCAGCCCGCTCCGGGTGCTGAGCTACTTCACGATCCAGAGCAACATCCTGCTGGCCCTGGTCCTCACCCTCGCGGCCCGCCGCTCCTGGACCGCCCGCCGCCCGCTGCCGTCGGCCCTGACCGGCGCGGCACTCCTCTACGTCGCGGTCACCGGCCTCGTCCACCACCTGCTGCTGGCGAACGCCGCGAGCCCGTTCTCAATGACCGACGAGATGGCGGCACCGACGGGCATACAGGCGATCACCAACCAGGTACTGCACACGGCGACGCCGATCGCGGCGGTCCTGGACTGGCTGCTGCTGACGGCACCCGGCCACCTGCACCTGCGCCAGGCGGCGACGTGGCTCCTCTACCCGCTCGCCTACCTGGCGTTCTCCCTCACCCGGGGCGAGCTGATCGTGCCCGGCACGCCGGCCCGCTACCTCTACCCCTTCCTCGACGTCGGCCACCACGGCTACAAGAGCGTCCTCGGCAACGCCCTCCTCCTCGGCCTCGCCATCTACGCCCTGGCCGTCCTCCTGACAGCCCTCGACCACATCCGCCCGAACCCCCTCCGCCATCGCCCCCGCCACCGCACGAAAACCGGATTTCGTCTCCAGCCACCAGTGGGCTAA
- a CDS encoding mobilization protein → MIPKIITGKGSTRRLIAYLFGKGTANEHVDPHLVASWNDFAPDPGRSPHRDPKKVEKQLYTQLDQPVAMLGRRAPQTTVWHCPVRAAPEDPILSDAQWAEIARRVVAAAGIAPTGDTEACRWVAVRHAEDHIHIAATLVRQDGRRPKQDYDIRAVQREARQIEVDYGLRRLNPGDGTAAKRPTSKEHFKAKRLGQDATSREILRRRVRRAIAAASTETEFFALLEASGVAVRPKTEPSGDVTGYSVSLPGDVNKQGEPVWYAGSTLSGDLSLPQVRKRLTVTAPGPVTVPPGSPWNQATAATERILHHLTHSEDGVAQGQLAALGGVLDLLPVTAQTAARAELEQAAMAFERATRSRVAADHSSARALRRSVQMIWNDPVRHGDGAGLAMLVDVALTAVAYAVHWHRTRRHAQQEAAAEHALVHLMTAHAQITEPILARLTARAPGAQTKHRYAYHLQQVVPEHAERILNDRAWDALTTVLAEAEAAGHNVSALLDQAVGQRTLEDARSPARALSWRIRRLGERHVPGPQAQAANARAQRPTSPPLAPEVKGHQR, encoded by the coding sequence GTGATACCGAAGATCATCACCGGCAAGGGCAGCACCCGCCGCCTGATCGCCTACCTCTTCGGCAAGGGCACCGCCAACGAGCACGTCGACCCCCACCTGGTCGCGTCCTGGAACGACTTCGCCCCCGACCCTGGCCGCAGCCCCCACCGCGACCCGAAGAAGGTGGAGAAGCAGCTCTACACGCAGCTCGACCAACCGGTGGCCATGCTCGGCCGCCGGGCTCCCCAGACCACGGTCTGGCACTGCCCGGTCCGCGCCGCCCCGGAGGATCCGATCCTGTCGGACGCCCAGTGGGCCGAGATCGCCCGCCGGGTCGTGGCCGCCGCCGGCATCGCCCCCACCGGGGACACCGAAGCCTGCCGCTGGGTGGCCGTACGGCACGCCGAGGACCACATCCACATCGCCGCAACCCTCGTCCGCCAGGACGGACGCCGCCCCAAGCAGGACTACGACATCCGAGCCGTCCAGCGCGAAGCCCGCCAGATCGAAGTCGACTACGGGCTGCGGCGGTTGAATCCGGGCGACGGCACCGCCGCCAAGCGCCCCACCAGCAAGGAGCACTTCAAGGCCAAACGCCTGGGCCAGGACGCCACCTCCCGCGAGATCCTGCGTCGGCGCGTGCGCCGCGCGATCGCCGCCGCCTCCACGGAGACCGAGTTCTTCGCACTCCTGGAGGCATCCGGCGTGGCGGTGCGGCCCAAGACCGAACCGTCCGGAGACGTGACCGGCTACAGCGTCAGCCTGCCCGGCGACGTCAACAAGCAGGGCGAACCCGTCTGGTACGCCGGTTCCACCCTCTCGGGCGACCTGTCCCTCCCGCAGGTCCGCAAACGGCTCACGGTGACCGCTCCCGGACCGGTCACCGTCCCGCCGGGCAGCCCATGGAACCAAGCCACGGCCGCCACCGAACGGATCCTCCACCACCTCACCCACAGCGAGGACGGCGTGGCCCAGGGCCAGCTGGCCGCGCTCGGCGGAGTGCTCGACCTGCTGCCCGTCACAGCCCAGACAGCAGCACGGGCCGAGCTGGAACAGGCCGCCATGGCGTTCGAACGGGCGACTCGCTCCCGCGTCGCCGCCGACCACTCCAGCGCCCGCGCCCTGCGGCGCAGTGTCCAGATGATCTGGAACGACCCCGTGCGGCACGGCGACGGTGCCGGACTGGCGATGCTGGTCGACGTGGCGCTCACCGCGGTCGCCTACGCCGTGCACTGGCACCGCACCCGCCGGCACGCCCAGCAGGAGGCCGCAGCCGAACACGCCCTGGTCCACCTGATGACGGCTCACGCGCAGATCACCGAACCGATCCTGGCCCGCCTCACCGCCCGAGCGCCGGGGGCGCAGACCAAGCACCGCTACGCCTACCACCTGCAACAGGTGGTTCCCGAGCACGCCGAACGCATCCTCAACGACCGAGCCTGGGATGCCCTGACCACCGTGCTCGCCGAGGCGGAGGCCGCGGGTCACAACGTGTCCGCGCTCCTCGACCAGGCCGTTGGTCAACGCACGTTGGAGGATGCCCGCAGTCCCGCTCGCGCCTTGTCCTGGCGGATTCGTCGCCTCGGCGAGCGCCACGTACCGGGCCCTCAGGCCCAGGCAGCCAACGCCCGCGCACAACGCCCGACCTCGCCCCCACTCGCTCCGGAGGTCAAGGGGCACCAGCGCTGA
- a CDS encoding YdcF family protein, with protein MSQGVPVPEHEQRQITDEQFHDATLIWDYHQMAHEQRPCSAAIGLGSHDLGVATTAADLYRDGLFPVVVFSGGNSPTTRARFPRGEAVHYREHALSLGVPDEAILVEPKAANTGQNITFSRELLAESGIAVESLLLISKPYMERRSYATCRKLWPEVEVVCASEPLELDDYIKSIGDEKLVVDMLVGDLQRVIEYPKLGFAVEQDVPGDVYDAYERLLAAGFDSRLIST; from the coding sequence ATGAGCCAGGGAGTGCCAGTGCCGGAGCACGAGCAGCGCCAGATCACCGACGAGCAGTTCCACGACGCGACGCTGATCTGGGACTACCACCAGATGGCCCACGAGCAGCGGCCCTGCTCGGCGGCGATCGGCCTGGGCAGCCACGACCTCGGCGTGGCCACCACGGCCGCCGATCTCTACCGCGATGGCCTCTTCCCGGTCGTGGTGTTCAGCGGCGGCAACAGTCCCACCACCCGCGCTCGCTTCCCGCGCGGCGAGGCCGTGCACTACCGCGAGCACGCGCTGAGCCTGGGGGTGCCGGACGAGGCGATCCTGGTTGAGCCGAAGGCCGCCAACACCGGCCAGAACATCACCTTCTCCCGCGAGCTGCTGGCCGAGTCCGGCATTGCGGTCGAGTCGCTGCTGCTCATCTCCAAGCCGTACATGGAGCGCCGCTCGTATGCGACCTGCCGCAAGCTGTGGCCCGAGGTCGAGGTTGTGTGCGCCTCCGAGCCGCTGGAGTTGGACGACTACATCAAGTCGATCGGCGACGAGAAGCTCGTCGTCGACATGCTCGTCGGCGACCTGCAACGGGTGATCGAGTACCCGAAGCTCGGCTTCGCCGTCGAGCAGGACGTACCAGGGGATGTGTATGACGCTTACGAGCGCCTTCTGGCCGCCGGCTTCGACAGCCGCCTCATCAGCACCTGA
- a CDS encoding LacI family DNA-binding transcriptional regulator produces the protein MGFAEKRGSYWRGRYKVSEGKYGTVVDPTGAVVKFATKREAKHAADEEEAKVRRGTWRDPAAGQETFGEYASRWYDAQDLAASTMQNYRRHIEEHLLPEFEGKALAGILRSDVDTWEKREKAAYAASSVKTWRSTLHLILEDAVDEGLIASNPAAKRRGRGKRAGRSRDRGPEKVITDPLGLLLIAERAALLSGRDDEFVAVILKGYTGMRWGEIVGLETEFARPGAIRVEHQLYELDWGELIRCPPKDDSYRTIDAMDWLSALVADHIARTRPTPCLCHGKRYVFRGQGTARTGGHTGAKLVDVARRAGVSTGTVSNVLNHPERVQEDTRARVELAIVELNFVRGGTPTENAAHWRRNGFATWLFAPATSGWYPKKAPQEARPVPLLGEPWPGVPVRGRNAHGRANTCWLPIAKGLTPHGLRHSHRTHMEDLGTEKVLMDERMGHIDGSVSARYAHVTPGMRERLKAGLTVQWEAALDVRRDLNPRSPVAVLDRLLRARATTMA, from the coding sequence GTGGGCTTCGCCGAGAAGCGCGGCAGCTACTGGCGCGGCAGGTACAAGGTCAGCGAAGGCAAGTACGGCACCGTCGTCGACCCGACGGGCGCGGTGGTCAAGTTCGCCACCAAGCGGGAGGCCAAGCATGCCGCCGATGAAGAAGAGGCCAAGGTCCGACGCGGCACCTGGCGAGACCCGGCGGCCGGGCAGGAGACCTTCGGCGAATACGCCAGCCGCTGGTACGACGCCCAGGACCTGGCCGCGTCCACCATGCAGAACTACCGGCGCCACATCGAGGAGCACCTGCTCCCCGAGTTCGAGGGCAAGGCCCTTGCCGGCATCCTCCGCTCGGACGTGGACACCTGGGAGAAGCGCGAGAAGGCCGCCTACGCGGCATCCAGCGTCAAGACGTGGCGCTCGACACTCCACCTCATCCTGGAAGACGCCGTGGACGAGGGCCTCATCGCCTCCAACCCCGCAGCGAAGCGGCGCGGGCGCGGCAAACGCGCCGGCCGCTCCCGCGACCGCGGCCCCGAGAAGGTCATCACCGACCCGCTCGGTCTGCTCCTCATCGCCGAACGCGCAGCCCTGCTGTCCGGCCGCGACGACGAGTTCGTCGCCGTGATCCTCAAGGGCTACACGGGGATGCGGTGGGGCGAAATCGTCGGCCTGGAGACCGAGTTCGCCCGGCCCGGCGCCATACGCGTGGAACACCAGCTGTACGAGCTGGACTGGGGCGAGCTGATCCGCTGCCCGCCCAAGGACGACAGCTACCGCACCATCGACGCGATGGACTGGCTGTCGGCCCTGGTCGCCGACCACATTGCCCGTACGAGGCCAACGCCGTGCCTCTGCCACGGCAAGCGTTATGTCTTCCGCGGCCAGGGCACCGCCCGCACTGGCGGACACACCGGTGCCAAGCTCGTGGATGTCGCCCGCCGCGCAGGCGTCTCCACCGGCACGGTGTCCAACGTGCTCAACCACCCCGAACGCGTACAGGAGGACACCCGCGCCCGCGTCGAACTCGCCATCGTCGAGCTGAACTTCGTCCGCGGCGGCACCCCGACGGAGAATGCCGCCCACTGGCGCCGCAATGGCTTCGCCACGTGGCTGTTCGCGCCTGCCACCTCCGGCTGGTACCCGAAGAAGGCACCTCAGGAGGCCCGCCCGGTCCCGCTGCTCGGCGAGCCCTGGCCGGGTGTCCCAGTGCGTGGCCGCAACGCCCACGGCCGGGCCAACACCTGCTGGCTGCCCATCGCCAAGGGGCTCACCCCGCATGGCCTGCGGCACTCCCACCGCACGCACATGGAGGACCTCGGCACCGAGAAGGTGCTGATGGACGAGCGCATGGGCCACATCGACGGCTCGGTCTCGGCGCGCTACGCCCACGTGACCCCTGGCATGCGTGAGCGTCTCAAGGCCGGCCTGACCGTGCAGTGGGAAGCAGCGCTCGACGTCCGTCGAGACCTGAACCCGCGCTCGCCGGTCGCCGTACTCGATCGGCTGCTGCGCGCTCGTGCCACGACGATGGCCTGA
- a CDS encoding ATP-binding protein, with protein sequence MTATLTREPHHVGPLANRLNTILASRGIDPTAAAAEEPAPEPITALELADARIPARYRRAMADHPQIAAWADQIAGAGRPGPVGPGIAEGPSLLIAGPTGTGKTHQAYGAVRALLTRGVRLRWEATTSADLHARLRPRAGHDGERELQTLARCPLLLLDDLGAAKTSEWTEELTYRLINHRYEHMLPTLITTNLPTAELRTALGDRVASRLAEMTERVILTGPDRRRTAPTA encoded by the coding sequence CTGACCGCCACCCTCACCCGCGAGCCCCACCACGTCGGCCCGCTCGCCAACCGGCTCAACACCATCCTGGCCAGCCGCGGCATCGACCCCACCGCCGCCGCTGCCGAGGAGCCAGCACCCGAACCCATCACCGCCCTGGAGCTGGCGGACGCCCGCATCCCCGCGCGCTACCGCCGCGCCATGGCCGACCACCCCCAGATCGCCGCCTGGGCCGATCAGATCGCCGGTGCAGGACGTCCCGGGCCTGTCGGTCCGGGCATCGCCGAGGGCCCGTCACTACTGATCGCTGGCCCCACCGGCACGGGCAAGACCCACCAGGCGTACGGCGCCGTCCGCGCCCTCCTCACCCGAGGCGTCCGCCTGCGCTGGGAGGCCACTACCTCCGCCGACCTGCACGCGCGGCTCCGTCCCCGCGCCGGCCACGACGGCGAACGGGAACTGCAGACGCTGGCCCGCTGCCCACTGCTGCTCCTGGACGACCTCGGCGCGGCCAAGACCAGCGAATGGACCGAGGAGCTCACCTACCGGCTGATCAACCACCGATATGAGCACATGCTCCCCACCCTCATCACCACCAACCTCCCCACCGCCGAGCTGCGTACCGCGCTCGGCGACCGCGTCGCCTCCCGCCTCGCCGAGATGACCGAACGCGTCATCCTCACCGGCCCTGACCGACGCCGCACCGCGCCCACCGCCTGA
- a CDS encoding helix-turn-helix domain-containing protein → MVSVQQWTGREASALRAALRMSTRAFAEHLGVALRTVAKWESLGAETQPRPDTQAILDTALARADSAAHSRFEALLFPERKSTRPADYETWTEDIERAVVCVSRQNFPFAATLLNRWLGSHDPHRLDDKGLYLYGRSLVLLGDLQRDQGAILGPLSARHSYLTARGMFSELDIPRRVAQIDLSLAVVQEMSGQLEVSARQYELLAADERLSPRDRARARLWVGTALSKEGDNEYATNAMTAATRAFEDLGEPEDWSVAHQKLALAHRGAGDLKQALHYIDIARTTGTVDSPMQRVRLDTAYGHILLSDAATRNDGLSVLDQAAQVARQYRLSHQLRSIEGIRMGQQG, encoded by the coding sequence GTGGTCAGCGTGCAGCAATGGACCGGTCGGGAGGCGAGCGCCCTGCGCGCCGCGCTGCGCATGAGCACGCGCGCTTTCGCCGAGCACCTCGGTGTCGCGCTGCGCACGGTGGCCAAGTGGGAGAGCCTCGGCGCCGAAACCCAGCCCCGGCCGGACACGCAGGCCATTCTCGACACCGCCCTCGCCCGTGCGGACTCCGCCGCCCATTCCAGGTTCGAGGCGCTGCTGTTCCCCGAGCGGAAGAGCACGCGACCGGCGGACTACGAGACCTGGACCGAAGACATTGAGCGCGCTGTCGTCTGCGTCAGCCGCCAGAACTTCCCCTTCGCCGCCACGCTGTTGAACCGCTGGCTGGGAAGCCACGACCCGCATCGCCTGGACGACAAGGGCCTCTACCTCTACGGCCGTTCCCTCGTCCTTCTCGGCGACCTTCAGCGTGACCAGGGCGCGATTCTCGGCCCACTCTCCGCCCGGCACTCGTACCTGACCGCCCGCGGCATGTTCTCCGAGCTCGACATCCCGCGCCGCGTGGCCCAAATCGACCTCTCACTCGCCGTGGTCCAGGAGATGTCCGGCCAGCTGGAGGTCTCGGCCCGCCAGTACGAACTCCTCGCCGCCGACGAGCGCTTGAGCCCGCGCGACCGCGCCAGGGCTCGACTCTGGGTAGGAACGGCCCTGAGCAAGGAGGGCGACAACGAGTACGCCACCAACGCGATGACGGCCGCCACTCGTGCCTTCGAGGATCTGGGCGAGCCAGAGGACTGGTCGGTCGCCCACCAGAAGCTGGCCCTGGCCCACCGAGGTGCCGGCGACCTGAAACAGGCCCTGCACTACATCGACATCGCACGCACCACCGGCACGGTCGACTCCCCGATGCAGCGGGTGAGGCTGGACACCGCGTACGGGCACATCCTTCTGTCGGATGCGGCGACCCGGAATGATGGGCTGTCCGTCCTCGATCAGGCGGCACAGGTGGCCCGCCAGTACAGGCTGAGCCACCAGCTGCGCAGTATCGAGGGCATCCGAATGGGCCAGCAGGGATGA
- a CDS encoding helix-turn-helix domain-containing protein, with protein MPAALARLPRRAEGEARLPRLYRPEEIAETLGCSAWWVKDRARRRLIPHTRVGRSYRFTADHLAEIIRIHEETPAQAAPRSPSQIPHAGRTTAPQRAVRQSGVSPRLRARPPRRSQYGTAA; from the coding sequence ATGCCCGCTGCCCTTGCGCGCCTCCCTCGCCGCGCCGAAGGCGAAGCCCGCTTGCCCCGCCTCTACCGCCCCGAGGAGATCGCCGAGACCCTCGGCTGCTCCGCCTGGTGGGTCAAGGACCGCGCACGCCGCCGCCTGATCCCGCACACGCGGGTCGGCCGCTCCTACCGCTTCACCGCGGACCACCTCGCCGAGATCATCCGCATCCACGAGGAGACGCCGGCGCAGGCAGCACCGCGCAGCCCGTCACAAATACCCCATGCCGGGCGGACCACAGCACCTCAGCGTGCCGTCCGTCAGTCCGGCGTCTCGCCACGTCTTCGAGCCCGACCGCCCCGAAGGTCCCAGTACGGCACCGCCGCCTAG
- a CDS encoding plasmid mobilization relaxosome protein MobC, with the protein MAEAPGDEGAPGSAGPGEPTETGATKPSPHAAQTPTPHRRLRQPRLRERRVHPRYSDSEFTDLAHAAALSRMQIGGYVAEASLAAARAEDPTAAIADYRAMVQVLMAANQQLAWLGNNLNQLTWHLHKDGAWPEPDVVHRLLARVEASIGDVDTAIAQVTEGRQGR; encoded by the coding sequence GTGGCGGAGGCACCCGGCGACGAGGGGGCACCGGGATCGGCCGGCCCGGGGGAGCCGACCGAGACGGGAGCCACCAAACCCTCGCCACACGCCGCGCAGACGCCGACGCCGCACCGCCGTCTGCGTCAGCCGCGCCTGCGCGAGCGCCGCGTCCACCCCCGTTACAGCGACAGCGAGTTCACCGACCTCGCCCACGCTGCCGCGCTCAGCCGTATGCAGATCGGCGGCTACGTCGCCGAGGCGTCGCTCGCCGCGGCCCGCGCCGAGGACCCCACGGCGGCGATCGCCGACTACCGCGCCATGGTGCAGGTGCTTATGGCCGCCAACCAGCAGCTCGCCTGGCTCGGCAACAACCTCAACCAGCTCACCTGGCACCTCCACAAGGACGGCGCCTGGCCCGAGCCCGACGTCGTCCACCGGCTTCTGGCCCGCGTCGAAGCATCGATCGGTGACGTGGACACAGCCATCGCCCAGGTCACCGAGGGAAGGCAGGGCCGGTGA
- a CDS encoding WbqC family protein: MTLTSAFWPPASTAASSAPEPPRADASGGLCAIHQPNLFPRLSTLAKLFSADQWIVLDDVQFARRDYQHRARLAALDDPSRQQWLTLPTHLPHGRPTLISQARLVDPRRSRRTVQLLVRQYYGRSPYWGAVSEVLDALDDSDRVADLARASTIALLRVVGWSGKVRDSSEIPTRQGRSERLADLAAATGSTHYLCGTGGLRYLDAVPFSAHGIPVLPFHTPVDDLLWRWARRSSSLWALSKIGPDALAEQLGAQRAAHHPGAHA, encoded by the coding sequence ATGACGCTTACGAGCGCCTTCTGGCCGCCGGCTTCGACAGCCGCCTCATCAGCACCTGAGCCACCCCGCGCCGATGCGTCGGGCGGGCTGTGCGCGATCCACCAACCGAACCTGTTCCCACGGCTGTCCACGCTGGCGAAGCTGTTCTCCGCCGACCAGTGGATCGTCCTGGACGACGTGCAGTTCGCTCGTCGTGACTACCAGCACCGTGCCCGTCTCGCTGCCTTGGACGATCCATCCCGACAGCAGTGGCTCACGCTCCCGACGCACCTTCCCCACGGGCGCCCGACGCTGATCAGCCAGGCCCGGCTCGTTGATCCTCGTCGCTCGCGCCGGACGGTCCAACTGCTCGTCCGCCAGTACTACGGCCGTAGCCCCTACTGGGGTGCTGTGTCCGAGGTCCTGGACGCGCTCGACGACTCGGACCGTGTAGCCGACCTTGCGAGAGCATCGACGATAGCCCTGCTCAGGGTTGTCGGCTGGTCGGGGAAGGTGCGGGACAGCAGTGAGATCCCGACCCGGCAAGGCCGCTCTGAGCGCCTCGCCGACCTTGCGGCAGCCACCGGCAGTACCCACTATTTGTGCGGCACCGGTGGTCTGCGCTACCTCGACGCCGTTCCCTTCAGCGCCCACGGCATTCCTGTGCTGCCTTTCCACACCCCTGTGGATGACCTGCTCTGGCGGTGGGCCCGTCGATCCAGCAGCCTGTGGGCCTTGAGCAAGATCGGGCCCGATGCGCTGGCAGAGCAGCTCGGCGCCCAACGAGCGGCTCACCATCCTGGAGCCCACGCGTGA